A part of Gossypium hirsutum isolate 1008001.06 chromosome A07, Gossypium_hirsutum_v2.1, whole genome shotgun sequence genomic DNA contains:
- the LOC107943807 gene encoding uncharacterized protein, producing the protein MAFYFPRRHQSVRSSDHYSEKTSEEPQPHVNNKNAQTTVTLMYQTNLVGYLQSITILWCKNLMNHSLTIMVNSTEGTSQYSCKIDLKPWHFWSRKGYKSFYVDGKQVDVYWDLRSAKFNSSPEPTADYYVALVADQEVALLLGDYKKKAYKRTKSRPALVEPLLYYKKENVFGKKSFATKVRFGEKRKEHDIIVESATSGLKDPEMWISMDGVVLIHVKNLQWKFRGNQTVLVDKQPVQVMWDVHDWLFTSPAPGHGLFIFTPLEAEADSDIEGSGHGGDSDTSTGSRYYSTRSPANTCDFSLFLYAWKTE; encoded by the coding sequence ATGGCATTTTATTTCCCCAGGAGACACCAGTCTGTAAGAAGTTCAGATCATTATTCAGAGAAAACAAGCGAAGAACCACAGCCTCACGTTAATAACAAAAATGCTCAGACCACCGTCACGTTGATGTACCAAACAAACTTAGTAGGGTATTTGCAAAGCATTACGATTTTGTGGTGCAAGAACCTTATGAACCATTCTCTCACCATAATGGTAAACAGTACGGAAGGAACTTCTCAATACAGTTGCAAGATCGATCTTAAGCCCTGGCATTTCTGGAGCAGAAAGGGGTATAAATCATTTTACGTTGATGGCAAACAAGTTGATGTCTACTGGGACCTTCGTTCGGCTAAATTCAACAGCAGCCCCGAACCGACGGCGGATTATTATGTAGCTCTAGTTGCAGATCAAGAAGTGGCTTTACTGTTGGGGGATTACAAGAAAAAAGCCTACAAGAGAACGAAATCAAGACCCGCATTGGTTGAACCATTGCTGTATTATAAGAAGGAAAACGTGTTTGGCAAGAAGAGCTTCGCGACAAAAGTTCGGTTCGGGGAGAAACGAAAAGAACACGACATCATTGTGGAGAGCGCGACGAGTGGATTAAAAGACCCTGAAATGTGGATAAGCATGGATGGGGTAGTGTTGATTCATGTTAAGAATTTGCAGTGGAAGTTCAGGGGAAACCAGACAGTTTTGGTGGATAAACAACCGGTTCAAGTTATGTGGGATGTGCATGATTGGTTGTTTACCAGCCCTGCACCGGGGCATGGTTTGTTTATATTCACGCCCCTTGAGGCCGAAGCTGACAGTGATATAGAGGGGAGTGGGCATGGAGGAGACAGTGATACCAGCACTGGGAGTAGGTATTATTCCACGAGAAGCCCCGCCAATACGTGCGATTTCAGCTTGTTTCTTTATGCATGGAAGACTGAGTGA